In Fusarium fujikuroi IMI 58289 draft genome, chromosome FFUJ_chr02, the genomic stretch CCTACCTTGCACATGGCTGAGTTTGGTGATGCCGTGATGGGATGTTGTTGCAGGTGCAGATACAGGGCAGACTTGGCAGGGTCAGTTTGATAATGGATTGGATGCCCATAGACGGGCTCAGCAGTAAGTATCTATCGTAGCACCCAATGTTTAAAAATCAAGAAAATATTCGATCTATATCACATCGTGCATCGTATGCCGCCAAACCAGTAATAAAATCCCAGCAACTCATGGCTGCATAGAATCATAATCAACACTCTCTTGCCTGGCTGCACttagataggtaggtaaaaACAACCACAGGCGAGAGTCATGCATGATTGCAAAATTCACAAGGACCCTGACTATCGATTCTAAAGGGCCCAAAGTGTCATCATGTCATACATCAAATTTTCAACTTTTCCATAAAAAACTCCATGTCCTGTTCGTAGGCAGGTAGGtacgtaggtaggtatgtgACCGTGTAAGCGCATAACCTTGATATCCACGATATCCACTACAACAAGAGGGATCTCGATCCCGTTACGTGTCGCAAGGGTCTGAATAAGGGGAATCACTAAATCGGAGCACACAGATGCAAACCAAATAGACGGTGACAAGGAATAGCTCCTTGATCTGCCTATGGAAGGAAGGTATAGGCATCTGAATCAAGCCTCTCGACTCCCTTAGTTTGGCGAGTGCCTACTTTCCAGGGTACTACTCCCCGGAGCTCTTGTCCCCTTAGGTAGCGCCCCTCACCCACCCCCCACCAAGAAACCTACCGGCGGTCCTCCGTCCACATAATCCAATACCAACACCTCACTCTCACCTCGGTCGACCCAATGTCTTCTACGACCATGTATATATGTACATGTACCCTCCATCCCAGATGCtaacctcttcttcttgttgaaaTTTCGTTTTCTCCTCCCCCCTTGGACCTTCGACTTTCGAAATTTCTCCCTCTCAGCTCTTCTCATTTTACCTAGAACTGCTGCCACCTTCACGCAGCCTACGACACATCTTATAGTAACCTCTGCAGTGATCGACATTCGACCGGTCCAGTAGGAAGACACCCGCACTCGAAACGAGCCTCCTAATCGACGACGCTGGACCTGCAAAGAATAGGTAAGCCTCTTGTCGAGCAAATTACCAATACCCCAGATTTCCTCCCAGCGGTTGGATCCTACTTCCTTGTTGGCACCAGGCAATGGCTCTGAAGTACTCAGGGCAAACTGTCCGATCATTGGGGCATGATGGCGTCAAGGGCACCTCTCTATGGAGCTCAAAGCATTTGGACCCCACTGCTGCAGTCTTGGAACGGACTGGGGGGAGAAGAGCTGGAGACTGCCTACAGGCGGTGTCATACGCTTGTGCTGTCTTAGCAGGACAACGCAACTGATACCAACCTGGGTACTAATTCTAAGGCTGCCACCGCTGCTGTTGGTCTGATCTATGCCCCGAACAATCTCAGTGTCACTGCCGGTCTCCAGCGCCTGGGCTGGTGCAGCTTGCCCCTCACTGAGGTACCTACAGTACTCACAGGACAGCAGCCCGGCATACGGAGCGTCTCCAACTGACCTACTTGTGTCGCTGTGAATCCGCCGAATACTGGCTCTTTCAGGTGGCAATCCATCTACACTCATTAACTGGCAATCTTCTCGCCATTTTAATGGACTGTTGCTGACCTTGCAATCATTGATAGACAGACACGTTGCTCTTGCCTACCTACGCATTTATTTACCTACCCCGCCATTCCCTACCTGTCAACGGGCACTGAATACCACCGTCAGTGGAAAAGACGGTCCAAGACAAAACAACGACGATCAGTCAACCACTGCGTTACAAAGCCCATTGAGTGATCTAGCAATCAGTCAATCAAACACGCTTATTGCTGTTTTATCCAGTGGGAACTCGCGCGTCTCTTCCCACCCCCGCTTGAGACGCTTTGCTCATCGACATCGAAACCTGCATCGCTTTTTTTTACTGGTACCCCGGTCACGGTCATCGTCTTTTGCTCGATCGTCGATTCACCATTCACCTGACCCATCATCGGTCCATCCCATTTCCATATCCAGCCGCCcatccagtccagtccaatAACGAGATTACCTCTCTGTTCTTCACTTTATCTCGCACCGCACCGCACCGCACGCCAGGCCCAACATATAGCTTTGACTACTCCGTACGATCTTAGACGATTACGTCTGCGCCCCGCCCGCCATCATCTTTACCTCATCTTGGTGTTCCTCGTTTTACAGCCAGGAAACTGACTactttttctcttcacccTCAAACCTATCGTCCAAAAAATCACATATTCACCATGGCCGAGTTCGTACGCGCCCAAATCTTTGGCACCACATTCGAGATCACCTCCAGGTAAGCTCACCATACATTTGAAGCTGATAACCATCGCATCACTGACTCAATTTGCGCGCAGATACTCCGATCTCCAGCCTGTTGGGATGGGAGCTTTTGGCCTCGTTTGGTATGCTCCCTTAGATGTCCCTACTGATCCTGCGCATCCGACTGACACGGTTCCCTTTGCAACAGCTCTGCCCGGGATCAACTTACCAACCAAAATGTCgcagtcaagaagatcatgaagCCTTTCAGCACACCTGTGCTTGCAAAGCGCACATACCGTGAACTCAAGCTGCTCAAGCACCTCAAGCACGAAAATGTGAGCATCAGCCCCCGCACAGCTCAATACCTCCGTGTATCTTCGCATTCAACGCGTCTCTTTTTGCTTGACCTGTCCTCAATGGTCCTATGAGCAATTGCAAGACTTTCGATGCTAATCCAATTTTGCTGCCAGGTCATTTCTCTCAGCGACATCTTTATTTCTCCTCTGGAAGATATGTGCGTTCCCAGCCGCGACCTGCGTTACCCCTCCCCCGCCTCGTTCCCCACGTTCTTGCGCTGACAgctctatagctattttgTCACAGAGCTCCTCGGCACCGATCTTCACCGATTATTGACATCGCGCCCTCTTGAGAAGCAGTTCATCCAGTACTTCCTCTACCAGATTATGGTATGTATCAATGACAGTCTAGACAAAAATGGCTGCTACAGATCATTTGCTGACATGGGTTGCGTTGTAGCGAGGTCTGAAGTACGTGCATTCGGCCGGCGTTGTCCACCGCGATCTCAAACCCAGCAATATCCTCGTCAACGAAAACTGTGATCTCAAGATTTGCGACTTTGGTCTTGCACGAATCCAGGACCCTCAGATGACTGGTTATGTCTCCACACGATACTACCGAGCCCCCGAAATCATGCTCACCTGGCAAAAATACGACGTCGAGGTTGATATTTGGAGTGCTGGTTGCATCTTTGCTGAGATGCTTGAAGGCAAACCTTTGTTCCCCGGAAAAGATCACGTCAACCAATTCTCTATTATCACTGAGCTACTTGGTACCCCTCCTGATGATGTTATCAACACTATCGCCAGCGAGAACGTGAGTGACAATGCCTTGCATTCTGTCCACAGTTCTAACGACTTCCAGACACTGCGGTTCGTGAAGTCGCTGCCCAAGCGCGAGCGACAGCCTCTTCGTAATAAGTTCAAGAATGCCGACGATTCGGGTACGAAATAATTCCTCCATTTGACCCTGAGAGATCACTGATTGACACATCACTAGCTATTGATCTGCTGGAGCGCATGCTTGTCTTCGACCCTAAGAAGCGAA encodes the following:
- a CDS encoding putative mitogen-activated protein kinase-like protein — its product is MAEFVRAQIFGTTFEITSRYSDLQPVGMGAFGLVCSARDQLTNQNVAVKKIMKPFSTPVLAKRTYRELKLLKHLKHENVISLSDIFISPLEDIYFVTELLGTDLHRLLTSRPLEKQFIQYFLYQIMRGLKYVHSAGVVHRDLKPSNILVNENCDLKICDFGLARIQDPQMTGYVSTRYYRAPEIMLTWQKYDVEVDIWSAGCIFAEMLEGKPLFPGKDHVNQFSIITELLGTPPDDVINTIASENTLRFVKSLPKRERQPLRNKFKNADDSAIDLLERMLVFDPKKRITATEALSHDYLSPYHDPTDEPVAEEKFDWSFNDADLPVDTWKIMMYSEILDYHNVEAGVTNMEEPFNGQ